The following is a genomic window from Aquipuribacter sp. SD81.
CGACCGGCCGCACCAGTCGCTGGAGGACGAGGTGCCCGCCGCCCGCTTCGCCGGGCGCAGCGGTCAGGGCGGCCAGGGCGGTCAGGGCGGTCAGGGCAGCCAAGGCAGCCAGAGCGGCGGCGCACCGGCAGTGGTGCCGCAGCAGCGAGCCTCAGGACACATTGCTGGGAAGCCGGCCCGGGGGTCGGCTCGTGGGGTGGAGGCGGTACAACGTCCGAAGGGAGTCCCGGAGCAGTCCGGTGAGCAGTGGGTCGCGCGCAGGATCACGACCAACGGGGTGGTGTCGGTGGCCGGGCAGGTCGTGTGCGTGGGCAAGCACTACGCCGGCTCACGGGCGGACGTGCTGGTCAAGGCCGACCTGCTGCAGTTCTGGGTGGCGGAGGTCCTGGTCAAGACCGTCGCCAGGACCAATGATCGACCGGTGCGGTGGAAGAACGCCGCGGCCCGCCGGGCCAAGATCACAAACGAATGAGTGTCAAGGATCTACCGACACAGATCTGTCAAGCATGTCCCGAAGGTCGACAGGCCCACCGGTCGGTGTGTGCACCTTCGCCTCATCCTTGACGGTTCGTCGTCGGGTGATGCGTGACGGCGTCTCGGCGGATGCTCTGCACAGCCCCGGGACGGCGGCCGTGGGCGACCGGGGAGGGGGCAGGATGCGGTCCGTGCGCAGCCGCTACCGGACGGACGAGGGTCGGCGGGTCGTCGTCGCGTGGTGCCGGGAGCGCCTCGCCGAGACCGACGTGGCGCACGAGGAGCGCAGCGTCGAGACCGGCGCGGGCAGCTCGCACCTGCTCGTCGCCGGGCGCGGCGGTGCCACCGTTCTCCTCCTGCCGGGCACCGACATGGCCGCGGCCACGAGCCTGCCGCTCGTGCGCGCCCTCGTGGAGGAGGGTCTGCGGGTCGTTGTCGCGGACCTGCCGGACCAGCCCGGGCTCAGCGACGCCGACCTCCCCCGTCGGCACCGCATGACGGCGTACGGGACGTGGGCCGGACAGGTGGTCGAACGGCTGCGGCACGAGTCGCCCCAGCCCGGACCGCTCGTCGTCGTCGGGCACTCGCTCGGCGCGGCCGTCGCGCTCGCGATGCCCACCGCCGGCGTCGCCGCGCTCGTGCTCGTGGACCCGGCTGGGCTCGTGCGGCTGCGCGTGGGCCGGCGGGTGCTCGCGGCGACGCTGCCGTGGGTGCTGCGGCCCACCCCGGCCCGGTCCCGCGCCCTCCTCGAGCAGCTGACCGGTCCGGGCCACCCCCCGAGCGCGCAGCTCGTCGAGTGGTTCACCCTCGTCGCCCGTTGCTGCCGACCCGTCGGCGCACCCGGGCCGCTGCCCGGAGCCGTCCTCGACCGCTGGCGCGGCACCCCGGTGCACGTGCTGTCCGGCGAGCACGACTGCTTCCTGCCACCCGACGCGCTCGCGGCCGCCGCCCGCGACCGGCTCGGCACCGCGCTGACCGTCCTGCCCGGGCTCGGCCACCTCGCGGTGGACGAGGACCCCGACGCGGTCGCCCGGGCCGTCGCGGAGGTCGCCCGTCCGCGGTAGGGCGCGTGGCACACCCGCCCTCCCGCTCGGCACCGATGAGTCCGCGGTCCCGCCCCGGTCCACCCTCGGCCACGTCACGCCGTGCCCGCCATGCACCCGGCCACCGAGGAGCAGCCATGACCGCCGAGTCGACCGAGACCGCCCACCGCCACACCCCCGGCCTGCACGGCTGGGTGACCCATACGGAGCTGTCGAGCGACGACCCCGCTGCGACGCGCGAGTGGTGCGCCACCGTCCTCGGCTGGCGGTTCCGGCCCGTCATGGCCACCCCCGCCGGCGACTACCACCTCTTCTCCTACTCCGAGCAGGGCGGCGGCGGAGTCCGCGCGACCGCGCCCGGCGAGCCACCCGGCTCCACGCCGACCGTGCACGTCGACGACGCCGACGCCGCCTTCACCGCGGCGCTCGCGGCCGGCGCGTCGGCGGTCGAGGACCCGCACGACGTCATGCCGGGCGTGCGGGTGGCGCTCGTGCGCGCGCCGGGTGGGGTCCTGCTCGGCTTCTCCGGTCCGAGCCGAGACGGGCAGGCGCCCGCATGAGCGCCCGCACCATCGAGAAGTCCGTGCACGTCGCCGCGCCACCGGAGCGGGTGTGGAGCGTCCTGCTCGACGACACCACGTACCGGCGGTGGACGGCCGCGTTCATGCCCGGCTCCTACGCCGAGACCGACTGGCAGGAGGGCAGCACCGTCCGCTTCGTCGACCCGTCCCGCACCGGCATGCTCGGCCGCGTCCTGACGAGCAGGTACCCGGAGCTGGTCGACATCGAGTACGACGGCATCGTCACCGAGGGCCGCGACGACACCGACAGCGACGCCGCCCGGGAGTACCGCGGCACCCGGGAGACCTACCGGCTCACCCCGACGGACGGCGGCACCCACCTGGCGGTCTCCGCGCCGAGCGCCGAGGAGTACTACGACGACATGGTCGCCGCGTGGGACCGGGCGCTCGCCACGCTCAAGGAGCTCGCCGAGGCACCCTCCGGCGGCTGAGGCTCCCTGGGTGACCGCCACGCGCGGCGTGTCGCGGTCGCGGAGGAGGAGTCACCGCGCGGGCGGCGTCAGCCCCAGCTGCTGCCCGGCAGGTAGGTGCCCCCGCTCCACTCCCGCCCGGCGGGGTCGAGCACCCGGCACCGCCGGGTGCCCCACTCGGTGTCCTCCGGCGGCGTCACCGAGGTCCCGCCCGCGGCGACCGCCGCGTCGTGGAACGCGTCGACCTCGGCCGCGTCGGCCATGCCGAGGTAGAGCCCGGCGCCGCTCGAGCGGCCGACGAGCGGCGCGACCGTGTACGCGGCGTCGTCGCTCGCCACCATGCAGACGACGTCGCCGAGCCGCACCTCGCTGTGCAGGACGCTGCCGTCCTCGCCGTCCTGCCGGGCGACCACCTCGAAGCCGACGGCGCGGAGCCAGTCGAGCGCCGCGGGCGCGTCGGGGTAGCTGAGGTACGCGAACAGCTGCGTGGCCACGACAGCATGCTCCGGACCCCGGGGGCGCGGCGTCAACGGTGGCGCGGGGACCGTCCCGGGGTCAGCCTCGTCGCGCCCGGACCCGGCGCACGAGGCTCGCGAGCACCTCGGTCACCTCGCGGACGCCGAGCGCACGGGCCGACGGCACGTACACGGCACCGAGCAGGGCGACCGCGGCGAGACCGCCCACCTCCGGCGGCAGGGTGAGCAGCAGCGGCCGGGCCAGCCCCGCGACCGCACCGGCCGCCGCGGCGGCGAGGGCGATCCGGCCGAGCTGGCCGCCGCCGAGCCGGACCGGGCCGAGCCGGCGCCGGACGGCCCGGCGCAGCGCCACGACCTCGACCCAGGCGGCGAGCCCGCTGCCGAGCGCCAGGCCCGCCGCACCGAGACGCACGACGCCGGCGGTGTCGTCGCGCTCGTCGGCGGGCAGCGGGGTGAGGGCGGGCAGGTCCCCGAGGACGCGCAGCCCGTCCGGCGTGACCGCCACCCGGTCCAGCTGCAGCATGAGGACGGCCCCCACCACCAGGGACACGACGACACGGACGGTGGCGGTGACCGCGGGGATCCGCGTCTCCGAGCCGGCGTACAGGGCGGCCTGGAGCAGCCGGCCCGATGTGGTGGCGGTGAGCCCGACGGTGAAGCCGGCGAGCACGAGCCACACCGCCACCACCTCCAGCCGCCCGAACTCACCCGTCTGGAAGAGCGTCGCGGTCACGAGGTCCCCGACCACGAGGTAGCCGACCGCGGTCGGCACGACGAGGGCGGCGACCCGGCCGAGCCCCGCCTCGACGTGCCGCAGCGACGACTCCCGGCCGCCCCCCGCCGCGCGCTCCTGCGCCGAGCCGGCCGACAGCCGTGGCAGCGCCGCGGCGGCGACCGCCATGCCGAAGAGGCTGACGGGCAGCAGGTAGAGCACCTGCGCGTACCGCAGGCTCGCGAGCGCACCGGCGGCGAGGTAGCTCGCGAGCAGCACCTGCAGGTACGTCGAGACCTGCACGACGCCCTTGGCCGCCACCACGGGCCCGAACGCGCGCAGCACCTCCGGCACGCCGGGTACGCGCACGCGCGGGACCGGCCGCAGCCCGCGCGTGAGCCGCAGCACCGCCGGCAGCTGCACGAGCAGCTGCAGCCCGCCTCCGACGACGGTGCCGACGCCCAGCCAGCGGACGAGCTCCTCCTGCACCCGGACCGTCCCGGCCGTCCCGTCGACGAGGTACCAGGCAGCCAGGGCGAGCGCGACGACCTGCGCCACGTTGAGCAGCGACGGCGCGACGTAGGAGAGGAAGAACCGGCCGTGGCTGTTGAGGACCCCGAGGCACCACGCGCTCACGACCAGCAGGCCGACGGCGGGGAACATGAGCCGGACGAGGTCGACGGTGAGCGCGAACGTGTCCGGTCGGGCGCGCAGGCCACCCGCGATCAGGACCGTGAGCGGCTCGGCGAGGGCGACCCCGAGCAGGGTGAGGCCACCTGCGGCGAGGACGAGCAGGCCGAGCACCGCCGAGGCGACCCGGCCGGCGTCGCGCGGCCGCCCCTCGGCCAGCAGCCGGCTGTACACCGGGATGAACGACGCCGACAGCACCCCCTCCCCCAGCAGGTGCTGCAGCAGGTTCGGGATGCGGAACGCGACGGTGAAGGCGTCGGCGGCACCGCTCGTGCCGAGGTAGTGCCCGAGCGCGCGCTCGCGCACGAGCCCCGTGACGCGGGAGACGAGGATGCCGGCGGCGACCAGGCCCGAGCTGCGCCGCCCGGAGCCCCGCGCTGGCCCGCTCAGCCCAGGACCCGGGAGTCCGACACGACGGCCCCACCGACGGTCGGGTCCCCCGCGTCCGGTCGGGACGAGCCGGTGCCGACCGCCGGTCCGGGACCCACGGCACGGCGACCGGTCGGTCGCAGCCGGCTCGTGACGAGGTGCCACGTGGGAGCCGGGTCGCGCCGCGACCACACGCTCGTGCGCGCGGACGCCGCCCAGCGCAGGGTGCCCGCCACGTCGCGGACGAGCCCGCCGCGGCGCTCCACCGTCGCCCGTCGCAGGTCGCCCGCCCCCCAGGAGAACCGCACGCCCGCCGGCGCGTCGGGCAGGTCGGGGACGGGCAGGCCGAGGGCCTGCCGTGCCCACGCGTCGGCGAGGCCCGGGCGTGCCGCGTCGGCGAGGCCCATCGAGCCGTAGAAGCGGCCGTTGAGGTCGATGAGGTGCGGTACGCCGTCGTCGCCGGTGAGGAACTGCAGCTCGACGAGCCCCGTCCAGCCGAGCCCGGCCAGCAGCCGCTCGGCCCGCGCGGCCAGGTCGGCGTCGACCGCCACGGTCTCCGCGCTCGCCGAGACGCCGCTCGGGGTCGGCCAGAGCGTCCGGGCCCGCTGCTGCACCCTCCCCACGAGCCGGCCGTCGTGCACGAGCCCGATGAGGGCACCGAGGCCACCGCTCACCGGGCGCTGCAGGACCGCCTCGAGACCGGCCGCCTCGATCTGCCGCAGCCGCTCGCGGGCGGCGCCGTCGTGCGCGCTCGCGAACACGCGCGTCTCCACGCGCAGCGGCTCCCGCTGACCGGGCCGCCAGTGCGAGCGGCACTTGACGACCACGGGGCCGTCCCAGGACGCGAGCGCCTCGGTCGTCCCGGTCGTGGTCGCCGGCGAGGCGATGCCGACCGCGCGGGCGCGCTCACCGAGCTCGGCCTTGTCCAGCGCGCGGGCGACGACGTCGGGGGCCGGGTGGGCGACACGCGCCGGGACGTCGGCCGCGAACCACGACAGGGCGGCCATCCAGTCGTCGGCGCCGCCGAAGACGACGTCGTAGCCGCCCTCACGGACGGCCCGCTGCACCCCGGCGAGGAAGTCCTGACCGTCGCCGCGCGGGCGGGGCACCGTGTGACGGGCGGCGCAGGCGCGGGACGCGCCGACCATGCCGCCCCCGTCGGGCGTGCCCACCCCGACCGTCCAGCCGGCGGCCGTCAGGGAGCGGACGGCCGCGAGAGCACCGCGCGCCCGCCCCAGGGTGACGACCAGTGCCCTCCGGCTCACGGGCCGCGACGCTACCCGCCGGTCCGTCCCGATCCGCGGAGGCGGGGCCGGAGGTGCGGGCACCGCGCGGCTCCCGCCACCAGCACGTCATCCCCCGCTCCCGCGGCGACGGCCTGCGCGTGTGGCTCGGGCCGCGCCGGCGCTACCGGGACGAGGCGCACGCGGCGGCGACGGCGACGGCCGTCCGCGACGCGCCGGCCGGGCTCCCGGACGGACAGCCCGGCTGAGACCGGTCCGACCGCGTCAGGGTCGGCCGTCGACCAGCGGGACGTCGGGCTCGGCCGACGCCCACGACGGGAGGTCGACAGCCCCGGCCTGGAGCGGTCGGGGCCGGTCCTGGTGGTGCAGCCGGACCGCGACGAGCGCGACGTCGTCCCGGCCGCGCTCGGGCAGCATGCGCGCGAGCACCTCGTCGCACAGCGCGTCCAGACCGTCCGCGACGTCACCGGCCGCCTGCGCGCGGGCCACGGCGGCCACGGTCGCCCGCAGCCGCTCGAGCCCGGCGTCGAGGCCCTCGCGGCGCCGCTCCACGAGCCCGTCGGTGTAGAGCAGCACGGTCGAGCCACGCGGCACCTCGGCCGTGTGCTCGCCACGGTCGACGTCGGGGTCGACCCCGAGCAGCAGGTCGGCGCCGGCGTCCGGCGCGTGGAGGAAGCGGGCCCCGCCGTCCTCGTCGAGCAGGACGGGGGGCGGGTGGCCCGCGTTGGACCAGCGCAGCGTGGTCACGCGCCGTTCCACCTGCTCGGCGTCCTGCTCGAGCCGAAGGACCACCGCCGTGACGGTGGGACCGACCTCGAGCGCGCGGACCGCCCTGTCGGTGGCCCGCAGCACGCCCGCGGGTCCCTCGCCCGTCATGACGGCTGCTGCGCGCACGAGCGTCCGCACCTGTCCCATGGCGGCGGCCGCGTCGGTGTCGTGGCCGAGCACGTCGCCGATGACGAGCACCGTCGCCCCGGGCGGCTGGAGGAAGGCGTCGTACCAGTCGCCGCCCACCTGCGCGGCCGCCGCGGCGGGCACGTACCGCACGACGACGTGGGCGTGGTCGGGCTCGGGAGGCGCGGTGAGCAGGGCTCGCTGCAGCTGCTCGGCGATCCGCACCTGCTGCTGCGCCGCGGCGACCGCGTCGACGACGATCCCCGCGCGGTCGGCGACCGCGCGCACCAGCGACACGACCTCGGGGGTCGGGCCGCTCGCGCCCAGTGCGGTGCGCGTGTCGACGGGGTCGACCCCGAGCTCTTCCACCGGGCTGGCCCCGAGCCGCGCTCCCGCTGCCACCGAGGCGCCGGAGGCGTCCGCTCGGTGCGCGGGCGCCGCGTCCCAGCACAGGCTCACCATGCCGAGGGTCCGGCCGCGGGCCACGACCGGGACCATGAGGGCCGACTCCGGGGCGAGCGCCTCCAGCGCGTGCACCGCCGGGTGGGGCGGGTGCGTGGGGAACGTGTCGCGCACCGCCGCCGTCGCCCCGGAGGCGATGACGCTGGGTGCGCCGTCGAGCAGCGCCCGCGCCATGTACGGCGACACGGTCGGCACCGGCGAGGACCGGTAGGCGTCGAGGCGCGCGGCCGCGTAGCGCTCGACGTCACCCACCCGGGCCGGGTCGCGGTGCGCGACGGCGACGTCGTGCATCCGCTGCAGCCGGGCGGCCGCACGCACCCGGTCGGCGGTCTCGTCGAGGACCGACGTCGCCTTCCGCCGTCGTGGGTCGTGCGCGCCGTCCGGGTCGTCGACGGCGCCCTCGACGACCGTCACGACCGCCCAGTCCGCGACGGCCGGCACGAGCAGTCCGGCGAGCGCGGCGAGTGCCTCCTCGGCGTCGGCCACGCCCGCGAAGAGCTCCCCGGCCTCGGCGAGCAGCTCGGCGCGCCTGAGAGCGACCTGCGCGTCGCGCTGGGCCCGCACCCTCACGGTGATGTCGGTGAAGTACAGCGCGACGCCGTCGCCCTCCGGGGTGGCCCGCACCTCGTACCAGGCGTCCAGCGGCGGCGGGTAGTACGCGTCGAAGCTGACGGGGCGGGCCGAGTCGCGCGCCCGGCGGTAGCCCTCCTCGAAGGCGGTGCCGACCGTCTCGGGGAACAGCTCCCAGATGGTGCGCCCGACGAGGGCCTCGCGGCTGCGTCCGAGGGCGGCGACGGCGTGGGCGTTGACGTGCGTCACCCGCCAGTCCGCGTCCATCGCGAGGTAGCCGACGACCATCGACTCGGTGATGTGCTCGATGCGCGCGGAGGAGCGCTGCACCTGCGCGGCGAGCTCGGTCTCGACCGTCACGTCGTCGACGACGACGCACAGGCCCACGACCTCCCCGTCGCCGGGGAGCTCCTGCCCCTCGGGAGCCCGGGCCCGCGGCAGCCGGATGGGGTGGAAGGCGAGGTCCCAGTGGCGCCGGTCCCCCGGCCGGGCGCTGACCTCGCCGGACAGCCGGACGCCTCGCATCGGCTCGCCGCCGGCCATGACCTGCCGGTACAGCGTCTCCGCCTGCTCGCCCACCTCGCCGTTCACCTCCGCGGGCGTGCGGCCTATGAGCTCGTCGGCGTCGCGCCCGTTCATCTGCGCGAGCACGGCGTTGACGCGCACGTGCCGGCAGTCGCGGTCGAACACGCCGATGCCGAGGGGGGCGTTGGCGAGCAGCGTGTCGAACGTCGCCGCCAGGCGGCTCAGGTCCTGGGTCGGCACCCCGGGAGTGTCCCAGCCCGACGCGTCCACCGGAAACGGACGGCGGCGTGGCGTCGCGGCCCGCGGGCGGTGGCCCCCGGCCGCGCACGACGCTCAGCCTGCACGTGACCGAGGACGTCACGAAGGAGATGACGCGGTCGGCCGCCGACGCCCCGGACGTCGACCTCGCCGCCCGGGCGCAGCGTCTGGCCCAGGCTCAGGCGCCTGGGTCCCTGCCCGCGACCGGCCCCTCGGGGCGCACGCCGTCGACGACGTCCCGGGCGACGTCGCGGAGCTTGCGGTTGCTCGTCCTCGACCGCACGCGCAACCAGGCGAAGGCCGCGTCGGCGTCGAGCCCCTGCGTCGCGACCACCACACCCTTGGCCTGCTCGATGACCGCCCGGCTCTCCATGGCCTGCAGCAGCTGCCGCCGCTCCCGCACCAGCCGCTCCCACCTCGCCGCGTCGACCAGCGCGGGCTCCATCCGGCGGGCGAGGGCGAGGAGCGCCGCCTCGTCCGCGGCCGTGTAGGCGGCGGGGCCGTAGAGCACGAGCGAGAGGGTCGGGGAGTCGGGCACCGGCACCTCCCCCGGCGGGCCGACGGGCAGCGGGCCCACCTCGGCGGGGCCGACCGGCACGGCGAGGCAGCCCTCCACCCCGCGCCGGTGCGCCGCCGCGGCGAAGTCCGCCCACGACGCCGCGGTCACGGAACCCGGGCCCGTGCCGTCGACGGGGCGGACCACGTGGCCGGTGAGGGCCGCGCGCCGGCCGGGACCGCCGTCGTCGTACTGCCGCTCGTCGAGCGCGGCGGCCGGCGGGCCGTCGAGCACCACCGCGTCGAGCCGGGCGCCGACGACGACCGTGACCGACGCCGCCAGCGTGCCCGGGACGACGTCCCTCGCGGCGACGGCGGCGTCCCGCAGCACGCGCGACAGGGGCCGGCGGCCCACCGGCTCCCACGCCCGTGCGGGCTCCGGCGGGGGGTCGGCCGGCCGCAGGCGCAGCACGGTGGCGTCGGTGCGCCGCCGGCGCTTGACCGCGTACATGAGGAGGTCCGCGCGGTGCCAGGTCCGTCCCAGCGGCTCACCGGCCTCGCGCACCGCCGCCCCGGTGGACGCCCCGATGCCGTGACCGGCGAGCCCTCGGCGCACGCGCGCGGTCAGGTCGTCGAGCCTGGCCGCCGACGTGAGCACCGCGAACTCGTCCCCGCCGCAGCGGGCGACGACGTCGCCGGGGCCGACCGCCGCGCTCAGCAGCTCCGCCACCTGCCGGAGCAGGCGGTCGCCGGCCGCGTGCCCGGACGCGTCGTTGACGGCCTTGAGCCCGTCGAGGTCGAGGACGAGCACGGCCGCGGTCCCGCCGGCAGGGTCCTCGGGACCGCCGTTGTCGACCACGAGCGCGCGGTACCAGCCGCGGCGGTTGCGCAGCCCGGTGAGCACGTCGGTGCAGGCCTGCTCGCGGGCGGCGGCCGCCTGCTCGCGGTGGGTACGGAGCTCCGCGAGCAGCGACGAGCCCGAGACGTCGCCCGCCGCCACCTCCACCAGCGCCCCGAGGACGCCGGCGGTCAGGCCGAGGGCGGCGACGGCGGCGGCCAGAGCCGGGTCGTGACGGTGCCGCGAGACCCCGGTCACGGCGCCCCACAGGCCGTCCGGGCCGGTCACGACGGCACCGGCGTAGGAGTGGGTGCCGCGGCGCCGGTCCGCGCCGACCGTGGCGTACGCCGGCTCCTGCTCGACGTCAGGACACCACGAGGGTGCCCCGGCGGCCAGGGCGAGGGCGAGGGAGCCGAGCCACGGCGTCCGCGTCCCGACGGACGGAGGGTCGGGCTGCCGGCCCGAGGCCGCGACCACCACCTCGTTGGCCCCGTCGAAGCGGCTGACGAGCCACAGGTCGGCGGGCCAGCGCTCGTGCAGGCCGGTCACGAGCGCCGCGGCCGGGCTCGTCAGCAGCTGCGTGAGGGGCGCCTCGAGGACGGCCTCGCCCGACGGGCCGGCCCCAGGAGGTCGTGGCGTGGTGTCCGCGAGGTGGCCGGTCTCGTCCACTCGTTCTCCCGGGCTCGCTCGTGCGTCGGAGCAGCCGGGTCCGGGGCCGTGGGGACCGAGGGTAGGGCACGCCGCACCCCGCGGGGTGCAGGGACGCTCAGGACGCGGCGGGCCCGTCCGGGACGAGCGTGCCGTCGATCACCTGGCCGGCGACCTGGGTGAGCGGCAGGCCGCGACCCCGCGCGTGCAAGCGCATCCGCCGGAACGCCTCCTCCAGGCTGACGCCGGCCCGCTCGGAGAGCATCCCCTTCGCCAGCTCGACCTGCACCCGGCTGTGCAGCGCGTACTGCAGCTGCTCGCTCAGCACGGTCTGCTCCTGCAGGCTCCGCTCCTGCAGGAGCCCGATGGTCGCGACGTCCGCCATCGCCTGCCCCACCTGGAGGTCCTCCTCGCTCATCCGCTGATCCGCGTCGGTGAAGAGGTTGAGCGCGCCGATGACCCGCCCCCGCAGCCGCATGGGCAGGGCGTGCGTCGAGCCGAACCCGGCTGCGAGCGCGGCCTCGGTGAAGCGGGGCCACCGCTCGCGGGCGTCGGCCAGGCGCACGTTGGCGACCGCGACGCCCGTCTCGAAGCAGTCCCGACAGGGCCCCTCGTCGATCTGCAGCTCGAAGGTCTCCAGGTGCCGCATGCGCTCCAGCGTCGAGGCCATGAGCCGCAGGCCGCCCCGCTCGTCGGCGAGCATGAGCCCGGCCGCGTCGGCCCCGAGCAGCTCGACGCTGCGCTCGGCGAGGACCTGGACGAAGTCCACGATGTCGAAGCGCTCCACCAGCGTGTCCGCCAGCTCCACGAAGACCGACGCCAGACGCACGGTGCTGTTCATGGGGACCTCCTGCTGCTCCTGGTGCTGCTGTTGTCGCTGCTGCTGCTGCTCTTGCTGCTGCTGCCCTGCGGTCCGGCTGCCCGCCCCGGTGGGCCGCCGCCCCTCACCCGTCGTCCTCCGGCGCGAACGTCGTGGCCCGCGCCAGCACGTCACGGGCCACGTCGACGACCGGTCGGCCCGTGCCGAAGGCCCGCGCCCGCAGCAGCACGAGCGCCTGCGCGAGGCCCACCCCCGCCTGGACGGCGACCACGCCGGTGGCCTGGTGCACCTCCGCGCGGTCGTCGAGCAGCACGAGCGGCGCCGGGGTGTCGTCGCCGTGAGCGCCGGGGCCGGCGC
Proteins encoded in this region:
- a CDS encoding ATP-grasp domain-containing protein produces the protein MSRRALVVTLGRARGALAAVRSLTAAGWTVGVGTPDGGGMVGASRACAARHTVPRPRGDGQDFLAGVQRAVREGGYDVVFGGADDWMAALSWFAADVPARVAHPAPDVVARALDKAELGERARAVGIASPATTTGTTEALASWDGPVVVKCRSHWRPGQREPLRVETRVFASAHDGAARERLRQIEAAGLEAVLQRPVSGGLGALIGLVHDGRLVGRVQQRARTLWPTPSGVSASAETVAVDADLAARAERLLAGLGWTGLVELQFLTGDDGVPHLIDLNGRFYGSMGLADAARPGLADAWARQALGLPVPDLPDAPAGVRFSWGAGDLRRATVERRGGLVRDVAGTLRWAASARTSVWSRRDPAPTWHLVTSRLRPTGRRAVGPGPAVGTGSSRPDAGDPTVGGAVVSDSRVLG
- the murJ gene encoding murein biosynthesis integral membrane protein MurJ → MSGPARGSGRRSSGLVAAGILVSRVTGLVRERALGHYLGTSGAADAFTVAFRIPNLLQHLLGEGVLSASFIPVYSRLLAEGRPRDAGRVASAVLGLLVLAAGGLTLLGVALAEPLTVLIAGGLRARPDTFALTVDLVRLMFPAVGLLVVSAWCLGVLNSHGRFFLSYVAPSLLNVAQVVALALAAWYLVDGTAGTVRVQEELVRWLGVGTVVGGGLQLLVQLPAVLRLTRGLRPVPRVRVPGVPEVLRAFGPVVAAKGVVQVSTYLQVLLASYLAAGALASLRYAQVLYLLPVSLFGMAVAAAALPRLSAGSAQERAAGGGRESSLRHVEAGLGRVAALVVPTAVGYLVVGDLVTATLFQTGEFGRLEVVAVWLVLAGFTVGLTATTSGRLLQAALYAGSETRIPAVTATVRVVVSLVVGAVLMLQLDRVAVTPDGLRVLGDLPALTPLPADERDDTAGVVRLGAAGLALGSGLAAWVEVVALRRAVRRRLGPVRLGGGQLGRIALAAAAAGAVAGLARPLLLTLPPEVGGLAAVALLGAVYVPSARALGVREVTEVLASLVRRVRARRG
- a CDS encoding VOC family protein, yielding MATQLFAYLSYPDAPAALDWLRAVGFEVVARQDGEDGSVLHSEVRLGDVVCMVASDDAAYTVAPLVGRSSGAGLYLGMADAAEVDAFHDAAVAAGGTSVTPPEDTEWGTRRCRVLDPAGREWSGGTYLPGSSWG
- a CDS encoding SpoIIE family protein phosphatase, with the translated sequence MPTQDLSRLAATFDTLLANAPLGIGVFDRDCRHVRVNAVLAQMNGRDADELIGRTPAEVNGEVGEQAETLYRQVMAGGEPMRGVRLSGEVSARPGDRRHWDLAFHPIRLPRARAPEGQELPGDGEVVGLCVVVDDVTVETELAAQVQRSSARIEHITESMVVGYLAMDADWRVTHVNAHAVAALGRSREALVGRTIWELFPETVGTAFEEGYRRARDSARPVSFDAYYPPPLDAWYEVRATPEGDGVALYFTDITVRVRAQRDAQVALRRAELLAEAGELFAGVADAEEALAALAGLLVPAVADWAVVTVVEGAVDDPDGAHDPRRRKATSVLDETADRVRAAARLQRMHDVAVAHRDPARVGDVERYAAARLDAYRSSPVPTVSPYMARALLDGAPSVIASGATAAVRDTFPTHPPHPAVHALEALAPESALMVPVVARGRTLGMVSLCWDAAPAHRADASGASVAAGARLGASPVEELGVDPVDTRTALGASGPTPEVVSLVRAVADRAGIVVDAVAAAQQQVRIAEQLQRALLTAPPEPDHAHVVVRYVPAAAAAQVGGDWYDAFLQPPGATVLVIGDVLGHDTDAAAAMGQVRTLVRAAAVMTGEGPAGVLRATDRAVRALEVGPTVTAVVLRLEQDAEQVERRVTTLRWSNAGHPPPVLLDEDGGARFLHAPDAGADLLLGVDPDVDRGEHTAEVPRGSTVLLYTDGLVERRREGLDAGLERLRATVAAVARAQAAGDVADGLDALCDEVLARMLPERGRDDVALVAVRLHHQDRPRPLQAGAVDLPSWASAEPDVPLVDGRP
- a CDS encoding alpha/beta fold hydrolase; translation: MRSRYRTDEGRRVVVAWCRERLAETDVAHEERSVETGAGSSHLLVAGRGGATVLLLPGTDMAAATSLPLVRALVEEGLRVVVADLPDQPGLSDADLPRRHRMTAYGTWAGQVVERLRHESPQPGPLVVVGHSLGAAVALAMPTAGVAALVLVDPAGLVRLRVGRRVLAATLPWVLRPTPARSRALLEQLTGPGHPPSAQLVEWFTLVARCCRPVGAPGPLPGAVLDRWRGTPVHVLSGEHDCFLPPDALAAAARDRLGTALTVLPGLGHLAVDEDPDAVARAVAEVARPR
- a CDS encoding VOC family protein — encoded protein: MTAESTETAHRHTPGLHGWVTHTELSSDDPAATREWCATVLGWRFRPVMATPAGDYHLFSYSEQGGGGVRATAPGEPPGSTPTVHVDDADAAFTAALAAGASAVEDPHDVMPGVRVALVRAPGGVLLGFSGPSRDGQAPA
- a CDS encoding GAF and ANTAR domain-containing protein, with the translated sequence MNSTVRLASVFVELADTLVERFDIVDFVQVLAERSVELLGADAAGLMLADERGGLRLMASTLERMRHLETFELQIDEGPCRDCFETGVAVANVRLADARERWPRFTEAALAAGFGSTHALPMRLRGRVIGALNLFTDADQRMSEEDLQVGQAMADVATIGLLQERSLQEQTVLSEQLQYALHSRVQVELAKGMLSERAGVSLEEAFRRMRLHARGRGLPLTQVAGQVIDGTLVPDGPAAS
- a CDS encoding SRPBCC family protein codes for the protein MSARTIEKSVHVAAPPERVWSVLLDDTTYRRWTAAFMPGSYAETDWQEGSTVRFVDPSRTGMLGRVLTSRYPELVDIEYDGIVTEGRDDTDSDAAREYRGTRETYRLTPTDGGTHLAVSAPSAEEYYDDMVAAWDRALATLKELAEAPSGG
- a CDS encoding diguanylate cyclase domain-containing protein is translated as MDETGHLADTTPRPPGAGPSGEAVLEAPLTQLLTSPAAALVTGLHERWPADLWLVSRFDGANEVVVAASGRQPDPPSVGTRTPWLGSLALALAAGAPSWCPDVEQEPAYATVGADRRRGTHSYAGAVVTGPDGLWGAVTGVSRHRHDPALAAAVAALGLTAGVLGALVEVAAGDVSGSSLLAELRTHREQAAAAREQACTDVLTGLRNRRGWYRALVVDNGGPEDPAGGTAAVLVLDLDGLKAVNDASGHAAGDRLLRQVAELLSAAVGPGDVVARCGGDEFAVLTSAARLDDLTARVRRGLAGHGIGASTGAAVREAGEPLGRTWHRADLLMYAVKRRRRTDATVLRLRPADPPPEPARAWEPVGRRPLSRVLRDAAVAARDVVPGTLAASVTVVVGARLDAVVLDGPPAAALDERQYDDGGPGRRAALTGHVVRPVDGTGPGSVTAASWADFAAAAHRRGVEGCLAVPVGPAEVGPLPVGPPGEVPVPDSPTLSLVLYGPAAYTAADEAALLALARRMEPALVDAARWERLVRERRQLLQAMESRAVIEQAKGVVVATQGLDADAAFAWLRVRSRTSNRKLRDVARDVVDGVRPEGPVAGRDPGA